One window of the Megalops cyprinoides isolate fMegCyp1 chromosome 2, fMegCyp1.pri, whole genome shotgun sequence genome contains the following:
- the pfkpa gene encoding ATP-dependent 6-phosphofructokinase, platelet type isoform X3, whose translation MPDHIKFFESLSGAGKAIAVLTSGGDAQGMNAAVRAVVRMGIYVGAKVYFIHEGYQGMVDGGDNIKEATWEGVSSMLQVGGTVIGSARCKEFRTHEGRLKAAHNLVQRGITNLCVIGGDGSLTGANLFREEWSGLLDELVQQGLIDAEAAKKYYALHIVGMVGSIDNDFCGTDMTIGTDSALHRIIEVVDAIMTTAQSHQRTFVLEVMGRHCGYLALVSALACGADWVLIPEMPPEDGWEEQMCQKLSETRSRGSRLNIIIVAEGAIDRHGKAITSSVVKDLVVRCLGFDTRVTILGHVQRGGTPSAFDRILASRMGVEAVLALLETTANTPACVVSLCGNQSVRLPLMECVQMTQEVQKAMDEKKFEEAVKLRGRSFENNLKTYKLLAHRKPESELPHSSFNVAVLNVGAPAAGMNAAVRSAVRVGITEGHKMFAVNDGFEGFYKGQIKEIKWGDVGGWTGQGGSLLGTKRTLPAKHTEKIAEQMRKHNINALLVIGGFEAYLGLMDLLAARGKYDEFCVPMVMVPATVSNNVPGSDFSIGADTALNAITNTCDRIKQSASGTKRRVFIIETMGGYCGYLATVGGLAAGADAAYIYEEPFDIRDLQANVEHLTEKMKTSIQRGLVLRNENSSENYTTDFIYQLYSEEGKGVFDCRKNVLGHMQQGGAPSPFDRNFGTKISAKAMQWISKKLKETYRQGRVFANTEDSACLLGMRRRALIFQPVVQLKDETDFVHRIPKEQWWLKLRPLMKILAKYKTSYDVSDAGQLEHVERNRPKETDASAI comes from the exons ATGCCTGATCACATAAAATTCTTCGAGAGTCTCTCCGGTGCGGGGAAAGCCATCGCCGTGCTGACGAGTGGAGGGGATGCTCAAG GCATGAATGCTGCAGTTCGTGCTGTGGTCCGCATGGGCATCTATGTGGGAGCCAAGGTATACTTCATTCATGAG GGCTATCAAGGAATGGTAGATGGTGGAGATAATATAAAAGAGGCCACATGGGAAGGTGTCTCAAGCATGCTGCAAGTG GGCGGCACGGTCATAGGCAGCGCCCGCTGTAAGGAGTTCCGCACGCATGAGGGCCGTCTGAAGGCTGCCCACAACCTGGTGCAGCGGGGCATCACCAACCTGTGCGTGATCGGGGGAGACGGCAGCCTCACAGGGGCCAACCTCTTCAGGGAGGAGTGGAGCGGCCTGTTGGATGAGCTCGTCCAGCAGG GGTTAATCGATGCGGAGGCTGCAAAGAAGTATTATGCCCTGCACATCGTGGGAATGGTGGGGTCCATCGACAACGACTTCTGTGGCACCGACATGACGATCGGAACCGACTCTGCCCTGCACAGAATCATTGAGGTTGTGGATGCGATCATGACCACTGCTCAGAG CCACCAGAGGACATTTGTGTTGGAGGTCATGGgcaggcattgtgg GTACCTGGCCCTGGTAAGCGCCCTTGCCTGTGGGGCGGATTGGGTCCTAATACCTGAGATGCCCCCTGAAGATGGCTGGGAGGAGCAGATGTGCCAGAAGCTCTCTGAG ACTCGATCCCGAGGTTCGAGGTTGAACATTATTATAGTTGCCGAAGGAGCCATTGACAGACATGGAAAAGCTATTACCTCTAGTGTTGTCAAGGAT CTGGTTGTTCGGTGCCTGGGATTCGACACCCGAGTGACAATCCTGGGCCACGTCCAAAGAGGCGGCACCCCTTCTGCCTTCGACAGGATCCTG GCCAGCCGCATGGGAGTGGAGGCCGTCCTGGCCCTGCTGGAAACCACCGCCAACACCCCGGCCTGCGTGGTGTCCCTGTGCGGAAACCAGTCGGTTCGCCTGCCGCTGATGGAGTGTGTGCAGATG ACACAGGAGGTGCAGAAAGCCATGGATGAGAAGAAGTTTGAGGAAGCAGTGAAACTGCGTGGCAG GAGTTTTGAAAACAATCTGAAAACATACAAACTCTTGGCCCATCGGAAACCAGAGTCTGAGCTTCCCCAT AGCTCCTTCAACGTGGCCGTGCTGAACGTGGGCGCCCCCGCGGCCGGCATGAACGCTGCCGTGCGCTCCGCCGTCAGGGTGGGCATCACCGAGGGCCACAAGATGTTCGCGGTCAACGACGGCTTCGAGGGGTTCTACAAGGGACAG ATAAAGGAAATTAAATGGGGAGATGTTGGTGGCTGGACTGGCCAGGGTGGATCACTGCTGGGAACAAAACG AACACTTCCTGCAAAGCACACTGAGAAAATCGCTGAGCAAATGCGGAAGCATAACATTAATGCGCTGCTTGTTATTGGTGGATTTGAG GCCTACCTGGGACTGATGGACTTGTTAGCTGCCCGTGGGAAATATGACGAGTTCTGTGTCCCCATGGTTATGGTACCAGCCACTGTCTCCAACAATGTACCGGGTTCAGATTTCAGCATTGGCGCAGACACTGCTCTCAATGCTATCACTAAT ACGTGCGACCGAATCAAGCAGTCGGCCAGCGGGACCAAGCGCCGCGTCTTCATCATCGAGACCATGGGGGGCTACTGCGGCTACCTGGCCACCGTCGGGGGGCTGGCCGCTGGCGCTGATGCCGCCTACATCTACGAGGAGCCCTTCGACATTCGAGACCTCCAG GCCAATGTGGAGCACTTGACAGAGAAGATGAAGACCAGCATCCAGAGAGGTTTGGTACTGAG AAACGAGAACAGCAGTGAAAACTACACAACTGACTTCATCTATCAGCTGTACTCAGAGGAGGGCAAGGGTGTGTTCGACTGCAGGAAGAACGTTCTCGGCCATATGCAGCAG GGTGGTGCGCCGTCCCCTTTCGACAGGAATTTCGGGACGAAGATATCTGCCAAAGCTATGCAGTGGATCTCTAAGAAGCTCAAGGAGACATATAGACAAG GGAGGGTGTTTGCCAACACAGAGGACTCAGCCTGTCTCCTGGGCATGCGGCGTCGTGCGCTCATCTTCCAGCCAGTGGTGCAGCTCAAGGATGAGACGGACTTTGT CCACAGAATTCCGAAGGAGCAGTGGTGGCTGAAACTCCGCCCCCTGATGAAGATCCTGGCCAAGTACAAGACCAGCTATGACGTGTCGGACGCCGGCCAGCTGGAACATGTGGAGCGGAACAGGCCCAAAGAGACCGACGCCTCGGCCATCTGA
- the pfkpa gene encoding ATP-dependent 6-phosphofructokinase, platelet type isoform X1, giving the protein MPDHIKFFESLSGAGKAIAVLTSGGDAQGMNAAVRAVVRMGIYVGAKVYFIHEGYQGMVDGGDNIKEATWEGVSSMLQVGGTVIGSARCKEFRTHEGRLKAAHNLVQRGITNLCVIGGDGSLTGANLFREEWSGLLDELVQQGLIDAEAAKKYYALHIVGMVGSIDNDFCGTDMTIGTDSALHRIIEVVDAIMTTAQSHQRTFVLEVMGRHCGYLALVSALACGADWVLIPEMPPEDGWEEQMCQKLSETRSRGSRLNIIIVAEGAIDRHGKAITSSVVKDLVVRCLGFDTRVTILGHVQRGGTPSAFDRILASRMGVEAVLALLETTANTPACVVSLCGNQSVRLPLMECVQMTQEVQKAMDEKKFEEAVKLRGRSFENNLKTYKLLAHRKPESELPHSSFNVAVLNVGAPAAGMNAAVRSAVRVGITEGHKMFAVNDGFEGFYKGQIKEIKWGDVGGWTGQGGSLLGTKRTLPAKHTEKIAEQMRKHNINALLVIGGFEAYLGLMDLLAARGKYDEFCVPMVMVPATVSNNVPGSDFSIGADTALNAITNTCDRIKQSASGTKRRVFIIETMGGYCGYLATVGGLAAGADAAYIYEEPFDIRDLQANVEHLTEKMKTSIQRGLVLRNENSSENYTTDFIYQLYSEEGKGVFDCRKNVLGHMQQGGAPSPFDRNFGTKISAKAMQWISKKLKETYRQDEGRVFANTEDSACLLGMRRRALIFQPVVQLKDETDFVHRIPKEQWWLKLRPLMKILAKYKTSYDVSDAGQLEHVERNRPKETDASAI; this is encoded by the exons ATGCCTGATCACATAAAATTCTTCGAGAGTCTCTCCGGTGCGGGGAAAGCCATCGCCGTGCTGACGAGTGGAGGGGATGCTCAAG GCATGAATGCTGCAGTTCGTGCTGTGGTCCGCATGGGCATCTATGTGGGAGCCAAGGTATACTTCATTCATGAG GGCTATCAAGGAATGGTAGATGGTGGAGATAATATAAAAGAGGCCACATGGGAAGGTGTCTCAAGCATGCTGCAAGTG GGCGGCACGGTCATAGGCAGCGCCCGCTGTAAGGAGTTCCGCACGCATGAGGGCCGTCTGAAGGCTGCCCACAACCTGGTGCAGCGGGGCATCACCAACCTGTGCGTGATCGGGGGAGACGGCAGCCTCACAGGGGCCAACCTCTTCAGGGAGGAGTGGAGCGGCCTGTTGGATGAGCTCGTCCAGCAGG GGTTAATCGATGCGGAGGCTGCAAAGAAGTATTATGCCCTGCACATCGTGGGAATGGTGGGGTCCATCGACAACGACTTCTGTGGCACCGACATGACGATCGGAACCGACTCTGCCCTGCACAGAATCATTGAGGTTGTGGATGCGATCATGACCACTGCTCAGAG CCACCAGAGGACATTTGTGTTGGAGGTCATGGgcaggcattgtgg GTACCTGGCCCTGGTAAGCGCCCTTGCCTGTGGGGCGGATTGGGTCCTAATACCTGAGATGCCCCCTGAAGATGGCTGGGAGGAGCAGATGTGCCAGAAGCTCTCTGAG ACTCGATCCCGAGGTTCGAGGTTGAACATTATTATAGTTGCCGAAGGAGCCATTGACAGACATGGAAAAGCTATTACCTCTAGTGTTGTCAAGGAT CTGGTTGTTCGGTGCCTGGGATTCGACACCCGAGTGACAATCCTGGGCCACGTCCAAAGAGGCGGCACCCCTTCTGCCTTCGACAGGATCCTG GCCAGCCGCATGGGAGTGGAGGCCGTCCTGGCCCTGCTGGAAACCACCGCCAACACCCCGGCCTGCGTGGTGTCCCTGTGCGGAAACCAGTCGGTTCGCCTGCCGCTGATGGAGTGTGTGCAGATG ACACAGGAGGTGCAGAAAGCCATGGATGAGAAGAAGTTTGAGGAAGCAGTGAAACTGCGTGGCAG GAGTTTTGAAAACAATCTGAAAACATACAAACTCTTGGCCCATCGGAAACCAGAGTCTGAGCTTCCCCAT AGCTCCTTCAACGTGGCCGTGCTGAACGTGGGCGCCCCCGCGGCCGGCATGAACGCTGCCGTGCGCTCCGCCGTCAGGGTGGGCATCACCGAGGGCCACAAGATGTTCGCGGTCAACGACGGCTTCGAGGGGTTCTACAAGGGACAG ATAAAGGAAATTAAATGGGGAGATGTTGGTGGCTGGACTGGCCAGGGTGGATCACTGCTGGGAACAAAACG AACACTTCCTGCAAAGCACACTGAGAAAATCGCTGAGCAAATGCGGAAGCATAACATTAATGCGCTGCTTGTTATTGGTGGATTTGAG GCCTACCTGGGACTGATGGACTTGTTAGCTGCCCGTGGGAAATATGACGAGTTCTGTGTCCCCATGGTTATGGTACCAGCCACTGTCTCCAACAATGTACCGGGTTCAGATTTCAGCATTGGCGCAGACACTGCTCTCAATGCTATCACTAAT ACGTGCGACCGAATCAAGCAGTCGGCCAGCGGGACCAAGCGCCGCGTCTTCATCATCGAGACCATGGGGGGCTACTGCGGCTACCTGGCCACCGTCGGGGGGCTGGCCGCTGGCGCTGATGCCGCCTACATCTACGAGGAGCCCTTCGACATTCGAGACCTCCAG GCCAATGTGGAGCACTTGACAGAGAAGATGAAGACCAGCATCCAGAGAGGTTTGGTACTGAG AAACGAGAACAGCAGTGAAAACTACACAACTGACTTCATCTATCAGCTGTACTCAGAGGAGGGCAAGGGTGTGTTCGACTGCAGGAAGAACGTTCTCGGCCATATGCAGCAG GGTGGTGCGCCGTCCCCTTTCGACAGGAATTTCGGGACGAAGATATCTGCCAAAGCTATGCAGTGGATCTCTAAGAAGCTCAAGGAGACATATAGACAAG ATGAAG GGAGGGTGTTTGCCAACACAGAGGACTCAGCCTGTCTCCTGGGCATGCGGCGTCGTGCGCTCATCTTCCAGCCAGTGGTGCAGCTCAAGGATGAGACGGACTTTGT CCACAGAATTCCGAAGGAGCAGTGGTGGCTGAAACTCCGCCCCCTGATGAAGATCCTGGCCAAGTACAAGACCAGCTATGACGTGTCGGACGCCGGCCAGCTGGAACATGTGGAGCGGAACAGGCCCAAAGAGACCGACGCCTCGGCCATCTGA
- the pfkpa gene encoding ATP-dependent 6-phosphofructokinase, platelet type isoform X2, which translates to MPDHIKFFESLSGAGKAIAVLTSGGDAQGMNAAVRAVVRMGIYVGAKVYFIHEGYQGMVDGGDNIKEATWEGVSSMLQVGGTVIGSARCKEFRTHEGRLKAAHNLVQRGITNLCVIGGDGSLTGANLFREEWSGLLDELVQQGLIDAEAAKKYYALHIVGMVGSIDNDFCGTDMTIGTDSALHRIIEVVDAIMTTAQSHQRTFVLEVMGRHCGYLALVSALACGADWVLIPEMPPEDGWEEQMCQKLSETRSRGSRLNIIIVAEGAIDRHGKAITSSVVKDLVVRCLGFDTRVTILGHVQRGGTPSAFDRILASRMGVEAVLALLETTANTPACVVSLCGNQSVRLPLMECVQMTQEVQKAMDEKKFEEAVKLRGRSFENNLKTYKLLAHRKPESELPHSSFNVAVLNVGAPAAGMNAAVRSAVRVGITEGHKMFAVNDGFEGFYKGQIKEIKWGDVGGWTGQGGSLLGTKRTLPAKHTEKIAEQMRKHNINALLVIGGFEALESLLQLYDARSSFEEFCIPLCMLPATISNNVPGTDLSIGADTALNAIVETCDRIKQSASGTKRRVFIIETMGGYCGYLATVGGLAAGADAAYIYEEPFDIRDLQANVEHLTEKMKTSIQRGLVLRNENSSENYTTDFIYQLYSEEGKGVFDCRKNVLGHMQQGGAPSPFDRNFGTKISAKAMQWISKKLKETYRQDEGRVFANTEDSACLLGMRRRALIFQPVVQLKDETDFVHRIPKEQWWLKLRPLMKILAKYKTSYDVSDAGQLEHVERNRPKETDASAI; encoded by the exons ATGCCTGATCACATAAAATTCTTCGAGAGTCTCTCCGGTGCGGGGAAAGCCATCGCCGTGCTGACGAGTGGAGGGGATGCTCAAG GCATGAATGCTGCAGTTCGTGCTGTGGTCCGCATGGGCATCTATGTGGGAGCCAAGGTATACTTCATTCATGAG GGCTATCAAGGAATGGTAGATGGTGGAGATAATATAAAAGAGGCCACATGGGAAGGTGTCTCAAGCATGCTGCAAGTG GGCGGCACGGTCATAGGCAGCGCCCGCTGTAAGGAGTTCCGCACGCATGAGGGCCGTCTGAAGGCTGCCCACAACCTGGTGCAGCGGGGCATCACCAACCTGTGCGTGATCGGGGGAGACGGCAGCCTCACAGGGGCCAACCTCTTCAGGGAGGAGTGGAGCGGCCTGTTGGATGAGCTCGTCCAGCAGG GGTTAATCGATGCGGAGGCTGCAAAGAAGTATTATGCCCTGCACATCGTGGGAATGGTGGGGTCCATCGACAACGACTTCTGTGGCACCGACATGACGATCGGAACCGACTCTGCCCTGCACAGAATCATTGAGGTTGTGGATGCGATCATGACCACTGCTCAGAG CCACCAGAGGACATTTGTGTTGGAGGTCATGGgcaggcattgtgg GTACCTGGCCCTGGTAAGCGCCCTTGCCTGTGGGGCGGATTGGGTCCTAATACCTGAGATGCCCCCTGAAGATGGCTGGGAGGAGCAGATGTGCCAGAAGCTCTCTGAG ACTCGATCCCGAGGTTCGAGGTTGAACATTATTATAGTTGCCGAAGGAGCCATTGACAGACATGGAAAAGCTATTACCTCTAGTGTTGTCAAGGAT CTGGTTGTTCGGTGCCTGGGATTCGACACCCGAGTGACAATCCTGGGCCACGTCCAAAGAGGCGGCACCCCTTCTGCCTTCGACAGGATCCTG GCCAGCCGCATGGGAGTGGAGGCCGTCCTGGCCCTGCTGGAAACCACCGCCAACACCCCGGCCTGCGTGGTGTCCCTGTGCGGAAACCAGTCGGTTCGCCTGCCGCTGATGGAGTGTGTGCAGATG ACACAGGAGGTGCAGAAAGCCATGGATGAGAAGAAGTTTGAGGAAGCAGTGAAACTGCGTGGCAG GAGTTTTGAAAACAATCTGAAAACATACAAACTCTTGGCCCATCGGAAACCAGAGTCTGAGCTTCCCCAT AGCTCCTTCAACGTGGCCGTGCTGAACGTGGGCGCCCCCGCGGCCGGCATGAACGCTGCCGTGCGCTCCGCCGTCAGGGTGGGCATCACCGAGGGCCACAAGATGTTCGCGGTCAACGACGGCTTCGAGGGGTTCTACAAGGGACAG ATAAAGGAAATTAAATGGGGAGATGTTGGTGGCTGGACTGGCCAGGGTGGATCACTGCTGGGAACAAAACG AACACTTCCTGCAAAGCACACTGAGAAAATCGCTGAGCAAATGCGGAAGCATAACATTAATGCGCTGCTTGTTATTGGTGGATTTGAG GCCCTTGAGAGTCTGCTGCAGCTTTATGACGCACGGTCCAGCTTTGAGGAGTTTTGCATCCCGCTCTGTATGCTGCCCGCTACCATTAGTAACAATGTGCCAGGCACTGATCTGAGTATCGGAGCCGACACTGCCCTCAATGCCATTGTGGAG ACGTGCGACCGAATCAAGCAGTCGGCCAGCGGGACCAAGCGCCGCGTCTTCATCATCGAGACCATGGGGGGCTACTGCGGCTACCTGGCCACCGTCGGGGGGCTGGCCGCTGGCGCTGATGCCGCCTACATCTACGAGGAGCCCTTCGACATTCGAGACCTCCAG GCCAATGTGGAGCACTTGACAGAGAAGATGAAGACCAGCATCCAGAGAGGTTTGGTACTGAG AAACGAGAACAGCAGTGAAAACTACACAACTGACTTCATCTATCAGCTGTACTCAGAGGAGGGCAAGGGTGTGTTCGACTGCAGGAAGAACGTTCTCGGCCATATGCAGCAG GGTGGTGCGCCGTCCCCTTTCGACAGGAATTTCGGGACGAAGATATCTGCCAAAGCTATGCAGTGGATCTCTAAGAAGCTCAAGGAGACATATAGACAAG ATGAAG GGAGGGTGTTTGCCAACACAGAGGACTCAGCCTGTCTCCTGGGCATGCGGCGTCGTGCGCTCATCTTCCAGCCAGTGGTGCAGCTCAAGGATGAGACGGACTTTGT CCACAGAATTCCGAAGGAGCAGTGGTGGCTGAAACTCCGCCCCCTGATGAAGATCCTGGCCAAGTACAAGACCAGCTATGACGTGTCGGACGCCGGCCAGCTGGAACATGTGGAGCGGAACAGGCCCAAAGAGACCGACGCCTCGGCCATCTGA
- the pfkpa gene encoding ATP-dependent 6-phosphofructokinase, platelet type isoform X4: MPDHIKFFESLSGAGKAIAVLTSGGDAQGMNAAVRAVVRMGIYVGAKVYFIHEGYQGMVDGGDNIKEATWEGVSSMLQVGGTVIGSARCKEFRTHEGRLKAAHNLVQRGITNLCVIGGDGSLTGANLFREEWSGLLDELVQQGLIDAEAAKKYYALHIVGMVGSIDNDFCGTDMTIGTDSALHRIIEVVDAIMTTAQSHQRTFVLEVMGRHCGYLALVSALACGADWVLIPEMPPEDGWEEQMCQKLSETRSRGSRLNIIIVAEGAIDRHGKAITSSVVKDLVVRCLGFDTRVTILGHVQRGGTPSAFDRILASRMGVEAVLALLETTANTPACVVSLCGNQSVRLPLMECVQMTQEVQKAMDEKKFEEAVKLRGRSFENNLKTYKLLAHRKPESELPHSSFNVAVLNVGAPAAGMNAAVRSAVRVGITEGHKMFAVNDGFEGFYKGQIKEIKWGDVGGWTGQGGSLLGTKRTLPAKHTEKIAEQMRKHNINALLVIGGFEALESLLQLYDARSSFEEFCIPLCMLPATISNNVPGTDLSIGADTALNAIVETCDRIKQSASGTKRRVFIIETMGGYCGYLATVGGLAAGADAAYIYEEPFDIRDLQANVEHLTEKMKTSIQRGLVLRNENSSENYTTDFIYQLYSEEGKGVFDCRKNVLGHMQQGGAPSPFDRNFGTKISAKAMQWISKKLKETYRQGRVFANTEDSACLLGMRRRALIFQPVVQLKDETDFVHRIPKEQWWLKLRPLMKILAKYKTSYDVSDAGQLEHVERNRPKETDASAI; this comes from the exons ATGCCTGATCACATAAAATTCTTCGAGAGTCTCTCCGGTGCGGGGAAAGCCATCGCCGTGCTGACGAGTGGAGGGGATGCTCAAG GCATGAATGCTGCAGTTCGTGCTGTGGTCCGCATGGGCATCTATGTGGGAGCCAAGGTATACTTCATTCATGAG GGCTATCAAGGAATGGTAGATGGTGGAGATAATATAAAAGAGGCCACATGGGAAGGTGTCTCAAGCATGCTGCAAGTG GGCGGCACGGTCATAGGCAGCGCCCGCTGTAAGGAGTTCCGCACGCATGAGGGCCGTCTGAAGGCTGCCCACAACCTGGTGCAGCGGGGCATCACCAACCTGTGCGTGATCGGGGGAGACGGCAGCCTCACAGGGGCCAACCTCTTCAGGGAGGAGTGGAGCGGCCTGTTGGATGAGCTCGTCCAGCAGG GGTTAATCGATGCGGAGGCTGCAAAGAAGTATTATGCCCTGCACATCGTGGGAATGGTGGGGTCCATCGACAACGACTTCTGTGGCACCGACATGACGATCGGAACCGACTCTGCCCTGCACAGAATCATTGAGGTTGTGGATGCGATCATGACCACTGCTCAGAG CCACCAGAGGACATTTGTGTTGGAGGTCATGGgcaggcattgtgg GTACCTGGCCCTGGTAAGCGCCCTTGCCTGTGGGGCGGATTGGGTCCTAATACCTGAGATGCCCCCTGAAGATGGCTGGGAGGAGCAGATGTGCCAGAAGCTCTCTGAG ACTCGATCCCGAGGTTCGAGGTTGAACATTATTATAGTTGCCGAAGGAGCCATTGACAGACATGGAAAAGCTATTACCTCTAGTGTTGTCAAGGAT CTGGTTGTTCGGTGCCTGGGATTCGACACCCGAGTGACAATCCTGGGCCACGTCCAAAGAGGCGGCACCCCTTCTGCCTTCGACAGGATCCTG GCCAGCCGCATGGGAGTGGAGGCCGTCCTGGCCCTGCTGGAAACCACCGCCAACACCCCGGCCTGCGTGGTGTCCCTGTGCGGAAACCAGTCGGTTCGCCTGCCGCTGATGGAGTGTGTGCAGATG ACACAGGAGGTGCAGAAAGCCATGGATGAGAAGAAGTTTGAGGAAGCAGTGAAACTGCGTGGCAG GAGTTTTGAAAACAATCTGAAAACATACAAACTCTTGGCCCATCGGAAACCAGAGTCTGAGCTTCCCCAT AGCTCCTTCAACGTGGCCGTGCTGAACGTGGGCGCCCCCGCGGCCGGCATGAACGCTGCCGTGCGCTCCGCCGTCAGGGTGGGCATCACCGAGGGCCACAAGATGTTCGCGGTCAACGACGGCTTCGAGGGGTTCTACAAGGGACAG ATAAAGGAAATTAAATGGGGAGATGTTGGTGGCTGGACTGGCCAGGGTGGATCACTGCTGGGAACAAAACG AACACTTCCTGCAAAGCACACTGAGAAAATCGCTGAGCAAATGCGGAAGCATAACATTAATGCGCTGCTTGTTATTGGTGGATTTGAG GCCCTTGAGAGTCTGCTGCAGCTTTATGACGCACGGTCCAGCTTTGAGGAGTTTTGCATCCCGCTCTGTATGCTGCCCGCTACCATTAGTAACAATGTGCCAGGCACTGATCTGAGTATCGGAGCCGACACTGCCCTCAATGCCATTGTGGAG ACGTGCGACCGAATCAAGCAGTCGGCCAGCGGGACCAAGCGCCGCGTCTTCATCATCGAGACCATGGGGGGCTACTGCGGCTACCTGGCCACCGTCGGGGGGCTGGCCGCTGGCGCTGATGCCGCCTACATCTACGAGGAGCCCTTCGACATTCGAGACCTCCAG GCCAATGTGGAGCACTTGACAGAGAAGATGAAGACCAGCATCCAGAGAGGTTTGGTACTGAG AAACGAGAACAGCAGTGAAAACTACACAACTGACTTCATCTATCAGCTGTACTCAGAGGAGGGCAAGGGTGTGTTCGACTGCAGGAAGAACGTTCTCGGCCATATGCAGCAG GGTGGTGCGCCGTCCCCTTTCGACAGGAATTTCGGGACGAAGATATCTGCCAAAGCTATGCAGTGGATCTCTAAGAAGCTCAAGGAGACATATAGACAAG GGAGGGTGTTTGCCAACACAGAGGACTCAGCCTGTCTCCTGGGCATGCGGCGTCGTGCGCTCATCTTCCAGCCAGTGGTGCAGCTCAAGGATGAGACGGACTTTGT CCACAGAATTCCGAAGGAGCAGTGGTGGCTGAAACTCCGCCCCCTGATGAAGATCCTGGCCAAGTACAAGACCAGCTATGACGTGTCGGACGCCGGCCAGCTGGAACATGTGGAGCGGAACAGGCCCAAAGAGACCGACGCCTCGGCCATCTGA